From a region of the Neodiprion fabricii isolate iyNeoFabr1 chromosome 7, iyNeoFabr1.1, whole genome shotgun sequence genome:
- the LOC124186262 gene encoding uncharacterized protein LOC124186262, whose translation MVASYLASNSDFVSAEMKGAKANLSGRKSHGDAAIEFVQLKLHGSICTLKRLICPEHRVHNKSYRVTLVLNIVDEEILSTQCHDCAASLGGCKHAIAFLMWLHRRSEEPSPTDVECYWRKSVLSQVGSSIKFIRVKDFPSDTDTTAIAKPFNTPQEFVNRTKQKTVQSQILKYFSSENTEKSLSIHNLLVDFINLGGTSCDDFLDFCNNRMSPDLCDNIEKLTQDQADCDLWFSLRYGRITASKGYEASRCNTPDGTLVELLVGGQKLRTTKAMERGKQLEAMVLQRVQQKLKRKFQKCGLFLCNQYPYLGAMPDAIDEECVVEIKCPRSEKSTRTYIDTTNYNKVSMKYVTQMQMQMLFTGRKKALFIVADSNFEETREFKPLTIYYDSQLVDKLLKDLNRFWKKYIFKRLFKPLQ comes from the exons ATGGTTGCATCCTATCTCGCATCTAACTCTGACTTTGTATCAGCAGAAATGAAAGGAGCAAAAGCTAACCT ATCAGGGAGAAAGTCACATGGAGACGCAGCCATCGAATTTGTACAGCTGAAACTTCATGGATCTATATGTACTCTCAAGCGTCTTATTTGTCCTGAACACAGAGTACATAATAAATCATATCGAGTAACTTTAGTCTTGAATATTGTGGACGAAGAGATTTTATCGACTCAATGTCATGATTGTGCGGCATCGCTAG GTGGATGTAAACACGCTATTGCATTTCTAATGTGGTTACACAGAAGATCTGAAGAACCTTCACCAACAGATGTTGAATGTTACTGGCGCAAATCTGTTTTATCTCAAGTTGGATCATCAATCAAATTTATTAGAGTGAAAGATTTTCCTTCTGATACAGATACTACTGCTATAGCTAAACCTTTTAATACACCACAAGAATTTGTGAAtagaacaaaacaaaaaacagtaCAGAGCCaaatcttgaaatattttagttcagaaaatactgaaaaaagcCTATcaattcataatttattaGTGGACTTTATCAATTTAGGAGGAACATCATGTGACGATTTCTTAGATTTTTGCAATAATCGAATGTCTCCAGATTTGTgtgataatattgaaaaattaactcaAGACCAAGCAGATTGTGATCTTTGGTTTTCATTGCGATATGGACGAATCACTGCTTCAAAAGGATATGAAGCGTCCCGGTGTAATACACCTGATGGAACGTTAGTAGAGTTGCTGGTTGGTGGTCAAAAACTACGTACTACAAAAGCTATGGAACGAGGAAAACAATTAGAAGCTATGGTTTTACAACGAGTTCagcaaaagttgaaaagaaaatttcaaaaatgcggtttatttttatgcaaCCAGTACCCATACTTGGGAGCTATGCCAGATGCAATAGATGAAGAGTGTGTCGTCGAAATTAAATGCCCGAGGTCTGAAAAGAGTACTCGTACATACATTGACACTACAAATTACAATAAAGTCTCAATGAAATATGTTACTCAAATGCAGATGCAAATGCTTTTcacaggaagaaaaaaagcatTATTTATTGTAGCAGACTcgaattttgaagaaacaCGGGAATTTAAACCTCTCACTATTTATTATGACTCACAATTGGTGGACAAATTATTAAAAGATTTGAATAGGTTTTggaagaaatatatttttaaacgtttATTTAAACCTTTGCAATAA
- the LOC124186263 gene encoding uncharacterized protein LOC124186263 — translation MFLMECKADNSLTIVENENVIYEKNTEVEEDELLTFFVGGKSFLGYVKARGDDEDALKAKQKQWLKDHKKKPGKSNKTSEKVIVSPIKTRRILKKESPLKVHSKKGEAKKSKKKNEEKESLIKRHVDTQKEVARIINQSKSQVLSSSESSDAENSPSKDELKNELKRLRAANGISNRSTSTDNAQLHQHDV, via the exons ATGTTTTTGATGGAATGCAAAGCAGACAACTCTTTAACAATTGTTGAGAATGAAAACGTCATTTATGAGAAGAATACTGAAGTGGAAGAGGATGAATTGCTTACATTTTTTGTTGGTGGTAAAAGTTTTTTAGGTTACGTTAAGGCACGTGGAG ATGATGAAGATGCATTGAAAGCTAAACAAAAACAGTGGTTAAAAGACCACAAAAAGAAGCCGGGTAAATCTAATAAGACGTCAGAAAAAGTGATTGTATCTCCGATCAAGACTAGACGAATCTTGAAGAAAGAATCCCCTCTGAAAGTACATTCAAAAAAAGGAGAGGctaagaaaagtaaaaaaaaaaacgaggagaag GAGTCTTTAATAAAACGTCATGTCGACACCCAGAAAGAAGTTGCTCGGATTATTAATCAAAGTAAAAGTCAAGTCTTGTCTAGTTCGGAGTCGTCTGATGCTGAAAACAGTCCATCTAAAGATGAACTGAAAAATGAACTGAAGAGACTTCGTGCTGCTAATGGAATCTCTAATCGTTCTACTTCTACTGATAACGCACAATTACATCAACACGATGTTTAG